AACGTCGGCCCGTTTCATACCGATGCCTTCGAGATCTACCCGTGGATGATCGACCCGCAGGGCAAGAGACTCGTCGCCGGTAACGCCGCGCTGTGGGCAATCCACGAACTCGACAAGTTCCGCGGCGCGGCGTCGGCGGCCGTTCCGGTCCAGGACGTCGGAAACGAGCCGGCGCATCCCCGGTTCTTCAAGCAGCTCCTCGCGCTATGGAAGTCCCGGTTCATCGACGGGCACAACGATTGGACGTCGCGCGCTATTCTACGGTCTCTGAAAATGGCTGCGTCCGCGATGCGCCTGTCGTCTCCTACCGGTTCCACCGAATCCTTCTACGACTACGGTCGCGTCCTGTCCCTGTGGGTCAGCGCGTTCGAGATCCTCGTGCATTCCGGAGCGACCGGCAAGGCGACCCGTCAGAGGGTGCTCGACCTGCTGAAGTCCATTCCATGGCAGAGCGAGATGGCGAGGGAGGAGACACATTCGGCTGACTTCGGCGGCGGAAAGACCTTCGACCTCCGGCTCGCGAATGCGCTCTATATGAAGATGAATGACCTGAGGAACAACTTCCTTCATGGAAATGCCGTCGAACCAGAGGACTTCCGACTCAAAAACGGGACGTTGATCCTGTCCTTCCCGGCCGCAATATTCCGGATGGCTCTTGCGACAATACTGGGCGATCCGGATGGGGTGACATCGGAGCAGGTCATTGCGGGTGAAAAAACTCGAGAGGAATACGGCAAGCACCTGCAGGCGACGAGGTTCAGGAACGACTGCGAGGAATGCCTTCTGGCGGCAGTCAAACCGCAGACTCCCGACGACGAATAGCAGCTTCCGACATTACGAATCAATTGGTAATGTAATATGTCAAAGCTGATTAGTGCTGCGACGTCGCCGGCCAGTTAGAAACGCGACACTTGCGCTTCTGCTAAGACGGTATCAACGTCCCAGGACCGGACTGTTGTCCTTGAGGATAAAGTTGACGGCATATTTTTTGCCGCCGATATCCAGCCTTGAGCGCGTCGCTGACCAGGCCGAAATTCGTCTGCTTCGGAAAATGGGCTCAGCGGCCTGGATCGGGCGTTCGCCCAGGCGACATTGATCGTATTGACACCCGAGGCGAAGGAATTGCGGACGCTCGCCGGTATGGCAAATGCTGCAGCGGCGCCTCCCGCGATGCTGGCGGTGACGCGCAGAGACCGCGCCGTGTGATATCCAGATGCTTGCCCAAATTGTCATCCCAGACCAAGAGCGTTGGATAAATCGTCAGACCGCGACCTCTCTCTCCATGCGGGATCGCAGGCGGTTGCGGAGAAAGCCGCCGGCTTCCTCGATCGACTGCATGCCCTCGTCGAGCATCGGCGCGAAAAGCTGCCAGGAATGCACCATCCCCTCGAAGATATTGAGTTCGGCGGACACGCCTGCGGCCTTGAGCCTTTCGACGACGGTCACCGAGTCTTCGCGCAGGATCTCCCAGGACCCGATTTGGACGAGCGTCGGCGGCAGGCCGGTAAAATCGCTGTAGAAGGGAGTCACCGTCTCCGACTTGCGGTCGCCGGTGCCGACATAGACCACGTTGAAAAGTTCCATGAGCTGCGGTGTCAGCAGCGGCGCATCGGTGACGGAATGATGAGAGTCGCCTTCACCTGCGAGGTCGAGCGCAGGCGACATCAGCACAAGAGCGTCGGGCTGCGGCAGGCCTTCCTTCTTCGCCCGGACGGCGACCGAGAGCGCGAGATTGCCACCGGCGCTGTCTCCGATCAGTGCAATCGCCGCAGGATCGTAGCCCTGTGCCAATGCCCATTTGTAGACGGCGAACGCGTCGTCATGTGCAGCCGGCGCCGGGTTTTCGGGCGCCAGCCGATAGTCGGCTGCCAGCACAGCAGTGCCCGACGTCCGGGCGAGATGGGTTGCGATCACCCGATGCGATCGGCTCGATCCGAAGAAGAAACCGCCGCCGTGATAGTAGATGACCAGTCTGCTTTCGTCAGTCTCGTCACGCCGGATCAGGTCACCGCCGCAGGGGCCGGCCGGCACCCGCTCGATCATCGAGCCGTCGGCGATCGGCGTTTCTGCGTTGATGCCCTCGAACCACTCCCGCATCATGGCAGGCGAAGCGTTTTTGGGCGGCGGGTTTTGGGCGCTGATATTGAGTATGAAATCGAGTTGGGCTTTTGACATGGTTTCTTACCTGAAATGCCGGATGGGAAGGGCCGGCGCGGCCATCCGCACCGGCTACGGCATGCGCACGATCGGCTTGATGGTCTTGCCGCTCTCGGAATCGTGGATTGCCTGGTTGATCTCGTCGAAGTCGTAGAATTTCACGAGCTTGTCGAACGGGAACCGGCCCTGGGCGTAGAGCTCGGCCAATATCGGAATGAAGGTGTCCGGGTTGGATTCGCCCTCGACGATCCCGATCAGACGGCGACCGCCGCTCATGAAGTGCACTTCGTCGAGATTGATCTCGGTGCCCATGGCCGACGCGCCGAGAATGCCGCAGGCGCCCATCGGCGCCAGCGCCATCACCGCGCTGCGGATAACGCTAGAAATCCCCGTCGTATCGAGCGCGAAATTCAACCCGTAGCTCGTGATCGCTATGATCTCAGCTGTCGCATCCACCTTGCCGGGATTGATCGTGTAAGTGGCGCCGAGTTCGCGCGCCATGGCCAGCCGCTCGTCATTCATGTCCACCGCGACGATGGTTGTCGCGCCGACGACCTTGGCGGCCATCAGGGCGGAGAGGCCGACCGAACCGGAGCCGAATACGGCGAAGGATTTGCCCGCCGAAACCTTGAGCGCGTTCATGACTGCGCCCGCACCGGTCTGGATACCGCAGGCGAGCGGTCCCAGCAATTCGAGCGGCGCCGTATCCGGTACCTTCACGACATTCACCTCATGGCAGATGGCGTGGGTGGCGAAGGATGACTGGCCGAAGAAGTTACCGTGAATACGCTCGCCGCCTGCCGAAAGCGCGCTCGAGCCATCCGTGCGTGCGGCAAAGAAATTGCGCGGGAAAAATTCGTGGCAATAGCTGATGTGGTGATCCAGGCAACTCGGGCAGTGGCCGCAGGAATTGAAGGTCATAACCACTTTGTCCCCGGCCTTCACCTTCGAGACGGCGCGACCGACTTTCTCGACAATGCCGGCCCCCTCATGGCCGAGTACCACCGGCAGCGGCGTCGGCAGCATGCCATCACGCACGACGATATCGGTATGGCAAACACCCGTTGCCACGACCTTCACGAGGATTTCGTTATCCCTCGGCTCCTCGATATCGATGGTTTCGAGGCTGAGGCTGGCGCCTTGCGCGCGGGCAATCGCAGCTTCTATCTGCATGGCAATCTCCGACATGAACTGGCAAGCGCGGGGGATGCGGGCCACGACGCTCGCATCCCGGTCCTGGGAGTGATCAGAAGGGATAGGGGGTCGCTGCGTCCTTGACCGAGATCCACTTCCAGGTGGTGAATTCCTCGATGTCGGCCGGCCCGCCGATGCGAGTCCCGTTGCCGGATTTGCGCGGGCCGCCGAAGGGAGCGAAGGGGCCGCCATTGACCGTCTGGTCGTTGACATGGACCATGCCGACATCGAGTTCGTCGGCGATCCGCACTGCACGGCCGGTATTGGCGGAAATTACCCCGGCGGCGAGGCCGTAGTCGCTGTTATTGGTGAGTTCGATCGCCTCTGCTTCGGTTGCGAAGGTTACAATGCAGGCGACCGGGCCGAAGACTTCCTCATCGAAGGCCCGCATGCCGGGCTTGACCCCAGACAGCACGGTGGCAGCATAGAAGCGACCGTCATGGGTGCCACCAATCAGCAGCTTCGCGCCCTTGGCCACCGCATCTTCTACGATCGCCTGAATGCTCGCCACCTGACTGTCCGAAATGATCGGGCCGAGCGCGACCTGATTGGTGGAGGGATCACCGGCGGGGAGGTGTGACGCCTTCATAACCAGTTTGGCTGTTAAGGCTTCGGCGATCTTTTCATCGGCGAGGATTAGGCCCGTCGCCATGCAAATCTGGCCCTGATGCAGAAAGGCGCCCCAGGCCGAATTGGAAGCAGCGATGTCGAGATCGGCGTCGTCGAGCACGATAAGCGAGTTCTTGCCGCCAAGCTCTAGCTGAATCTTCTTGAAGTGCTTGCCGGCAATCTCGGCGACCTTCGAGCCGGCCCTGGCAGATCCGGTGAAGGAGATCATCGCGATATTGGCATCGGTGCACATCGCCTCGCCGGCGTCAGCTCCACCGGGCACCACCTGCAGCACGCCCTTGGGCAGACCGGCTTCCTCGAAGATGCGGGCGATGATGATGCCGCCCGAAATCGGCGTGCGCGGATCGGGCTTGTGGACCACGGCATTGCCGAATGCCAGCGCTGCGGCAATCGAGCGGATCGAAAGCACGAGCGGGAAATTGAAGGGCGAGATCACGCCGACGATGCCATGTGGCACACGCTTAGCATAGTTGGCCCGGCCGTCCATCGACGGGATCATCATCCCCATCGGTGCTGTGGCCAGCGATGCTGCATGGCGGATGAAGAGTGCGCCATGCTCGATCTCGATGCTGGCCTTCGGATTATCGAGCCGGATTCGCGCATGATCCAGGGGATCAGTTCCGTGCCATTCTGCTCGAGCAGGTCGGCGGCTTTGAACAGGATGCGCGCCCGCTCGGTCGGCAATGTCTTGGCCCAGATTTTTTGCGCGGCGCGTGCCTCGGTGGCAGCACGGGCGATATCGGCGGCGCCACCAACGCCAACCGAGGCGATCACCGCGCCGGTCGCCGGATCGGTCACATCCATGACGCCCGCTGCCGTCGTCTGCCAGTCGGCAAAGAAGGCACGCCCCTGCCAGCGTTCGGTGTCCAGGAAATTCTGGTTCTGATTGTTCATCATCTTCCTCCTCAAAAATATCCGTCGGCCGTTTGCAGGTGCGGGCACAGCTTCGCCGTCGCAAGATCGAGCGCTTTTGTCCAGACTTGCCGCATTGCCGTCACATGGCTGTCTGTCGATGTCCTCCTGCCGCCTCTTCACGCGGTTCGAGGTTAAAGTCGCAAAGGCCGTGCCAGAATTTACGGCGAGCTAGGCAGCCGTCCGAGATAGATCCTAAGGCCTTGAGCGGGTGTCATTTTTAAGGCAAGATCCTCACGCGCAGCGCCTTTAGCGAAGTCGATACCGGCGCTGCGCCCACCCTCACCGAACTCACCGAAGCGCTTCACTTCGCGCTCGGCGACGGCGGCCGGATATGGCTCAACGACCAGCGGATGGTGCTGATCCAGTCCCTCGTGCTCGGAAGGCTCAGGTAGGAGATCATCGACGCATTCGGCACAGAGACCGCCAAGGCCTCTTCATGGGCGTGGGCTATATGCAGGGCGTTCGCGATGCCGAACTGATCCAGGAGAGCCTTGGTGCACGGATCGTTTAGCGGTCGTGGTGTAGGGGATCGGCAACCTCAATAACCGATCTGTGACCTTGATGCCTTTCAAACATAACGCCGCCCGCCGCCATCGCATCGGCAGGATGAAATTCAAGGTGACGAACTGGCCGGAATATGAGGCGGGGTTACGGCGACGTGGCAGCTTGACCCTGTGGCTGACACCGGAGGCGCTTGCCATGTGGCTTGCTCCACGCCGAACGACGCTGGTGGCCAGCCTCGTTATTCCGATCTAGCCATCGAGACCGCCTTGACGCTGGGCCTGGTGTTCGGCTTGCGGCTGCGTCAGGTCGAAGGATTATTAGGATCGGTGCTGCCCTTGATGGGCTTGGCGCTCGCTGTCCCCGATCATACCACCCTGAGCCGTCGGGCGCGAACAGGGCAATCGCCCAACAAGGCGCATGACCTCCAGGGTCGACCGGACGGGCCAGTGCATATTCTTGTCGACAGCACTGGACTGCAGGTCTACGGCGCGGGCCAATGGTTGGAGGAGAAGCATGGCGCCAGATCCCGCCGTGGTTGGCGAAAGCTGCATGTGGCACTGGATGCCGATAGCAGCGAGATCATTGCACATACGATGACCGACCAGGACGCGGGCGACGCATCGCAGGTGGAGCCGTTGCTCAACCAGATCGATGGTCGGATCGGGCAGTTCACAGCCGACGGCGCCTATGACGGGAAGCCCACCTACGACGCGGTCACCGACCACAGTGCAGCTGCCGTCATCGTCATTCCCCCGCGCGCCAACGCGATCGAACCAGCCGGCGATCAATCTCCCGGACAAAGGGATCAGCATATCGCTGCAATCAGCAGAGACGGGCGAATGAAATGGCAGGCCTCCACCGGCTACGGCAAGCGCTCGCTGGTCGAGACTGCCATCGGCCGATACAAGTCCACCATCGGGCGGCGTCTGCGGGCTCGGTCGTTTCACGCTCAGCAGACGGAAGTGGCCATCGGCTGCGCCGCCCTCAATCGTATGCTTGCATGCGCACGCCCTAAATCCATCCGCCGCAATGGACCGACCACATAGATAGCCCCATCGCAGATCCAGATCCGCTCAAGTCCCGATCCATGCACCAACGCCATGCCGCAGTCGACAGGGTGATTTCCCGCCACGTGCTCATGGCGGCGTTTTGCAGTTTTCGATATTCGGCAGTGGTCGTCTTCTTGCGTTGAAGATGGAACAGGTTTGCGATCGGGCCATGCATGGAGATGAAACGCGGGCATGCCCTGCCGACTTGAACCGGGCGTGTCGCAAAGCGGTCGGCCGAACGCGTTGAGCTGAAATACGTTCTGCTCTTCACGCCTGATTAACCATTTGAAGTCCGAAGAGACGCGCGAGCAGATCGTTCTGATCATTGACGGTCTTGCGGAAGAAGCGCTTGGCGGCATCGAGATCGCGCTTTGCAGTCAGAAGGAAGTCGATTGGGTTTCCGTGCTTGTCGATGGCACGGTACAGGTAACGCCACTTGCCGCGGATCTTGACGTAGGTCTCGTCGATCCTGACCGAACCACAATGCGGGCGCCGAAACTGGCGCAGCCGCTTCTCGATCATCGGAGCATATCTCCCGGAGCGAACGGGATAAGTCGCAACCCGAAAGAGCATGGGTGGCTGATCAACGCAAAAAGCCGACACCATCGCTCCTGACGACAAAAACGAGAAGGTCAGGTAGATTCCACCGGACCCTCGTTCATTTTACATCCCCGGAACGAACATCAGGTTGCCGCTTTTGGTTTGGCTGGCTGGAACCTCCTCCTGAAGCACGTCCCAGTGTTCGATGATCTTGCCTTTTTCAACGCGGAACATATCGACCGCGATCATCGGTTTGGGACCAAAACCTGTGTACCGACCGCGCACCATGACAATGTTGCCGTCGGCGACAACGGCACCCATTTCATATTTGAAGCCCGGCGGAGTGTTGGATACAAATCCCTTGATGACGTCCCTGCCGTTGGGAAACATGGGATTGTGTTGGATATATTTCTGGCTCCAGTATTTGTCGACGACCGCCGGATCATGATCAATGAAGACGCCGGCAACAGCCTTGATGACCAGTTCCTTGTTTTGCGCAGGACCCGCTTGTGCAGCGCCTGTAAGGCTTACGACGGCGACAGCCGCAAATACGCCAGCGCGCATGAAGTTCTTCAAAGACATAGGTTCTCCAATTCAGTTGACTATCGAAATGCAGCTCTCCTCAGCTGTGTCGGATCGCCGGGGATGAACCCCCACAAATCCTGAGACCTTAGTTAGAGAATTGGCCATCTCGTTGTAAGAAGGCAGTTTTTAATTCGTTGGTTACATGTAAGGAACCATGCGTGTCGGACGTGCTCTAATACGGCATCTTGCTGAATTCGACTCACGGGCTTCCCAAAACGCGAGGCGTTGGTGCGCGGATATGAAATCGAGGGCATTTCGATCTTTGATGTAGTTGGTTATGCCTGCGTGACTTGACGCCGGATAGACTCCGGGCGTCCACATGCCAGCATGCGGTTGAGAACGATGCAACCGATGGCAACCTCGGTCTGTTGAGCCGGAAAGGAGCGGGCCCGCAGGCGCGATCCGATCAGCCCCTTGTATCGTCCGATGGCGGTTTCGATCAGCGCACGCTTGCCGTAGCCGGCGGCTGCCTGCCATTTCAGCCGACCGTCGCTTGCGATTGCGGCAATGTGCTTGTCCCTTTGACCAGGCGGTCCGGTATCACCGCTTTCCACCGCCGTGGAACGCGGTGGAATGACGATGTTCGCGGTTGCGCTGTGCTGCAGGATAGACCGATAGGTTGGTTTGCCGTCATAGGCTCCGTCGGCCGTGAACTGGTCGATCTCGCCGTCGATCTGATCGAGCAGCGGTGCCACCTGGGAAGGATCATCCGTTTTCTGGTCTGTCAGCCCATGGGCAATGATCGCGCCACTTTTGGCATCCACTGCCAGATGCAGCTTGCGCCAGTTGCGACGTGATCTGGCGCCATGTTTTTTCTCCAGCCACTGCCCGGCGCCGTAGACTTTCAATCCCGTGCTATCGACAAGCACATGCAGCGGGCCGTCCGGCAGCGGCGGGTTTCGTCGGGCTGATGGCTCCCACTTCTGTGCCCGACGGCTCAGCGTCGTATGATCTGGAACTGGGACTTTCAGCCCCATGAGATCCAGCAGCGAGTGGAGCAATCCCTCGGTCTGGCGCAGCCGCATTGCGAAGACGCAACCCAGCGTCAGCGCAGTCTCAATGGCGAGATCGGAATACTGGGCTTGGCCGCCGCGGGTCTTGCGTCGCGGAGCGCGCCATCCTGCCAGTGCCTCCGGCGTTACCCATAAGGTCGGGCTACCACGCCGGCGCAGACCTGCTTCGTAGTCACGCCAATTCGTCACCCTGAATTTCATCTTTCCGACGTGATGACGACGATCGGCGTTGTGTTTGTACGGCATGGCACTCGGATCAAACTGATTTCGATCCTGCCTGCCTATCGCCAAACCGTTGACAAAGGATCCATGCACCAACGCTGCATTGATCAGCATCGTTCTTTGACGAACAAGCAGCTCTCGGGCGCGGTGCAGCATCAGCACTCCTTGCGGTGATGTCAGGTTAACTCGATCAAGTAAGCTTTCGGCATGCTGGTTGGATCAGGCCGCTGTCGCGGTGACCGCCTTCAAATGTGCCATCGCCGTGAGGCGATGCAGATGAACAGCGGTGGCAGAGTGGTTGGAGCGTGCGGGGACGAAGAGATTTCGGATCGCGGAGAACACACTGACGAAACGTTGCAGCGAACCCGGCGAGCGAAATCGCTGCATGATCCGCTCCCGTTTCCGCAGAGGAAGATGCGAGTTTTCGGCGCGGTTGTTCAGCCCCTTGTGTGATCGATGCTCGACGGTGGGCATCACATGCCGCCGTGCTGCGCCATAAGAGCGAAGCTTGTCGGTGACGATCCGCTTCGGCAGACATCCCTGCTTCTTCATCAACCGCGTTAGCAGACGCTTGGCAGCCTTGGTGTTGCGGCGGGTCTGGACGATCTCGTCGAGAACGTAGCCGTCCTGATTGACGGCGCGCCAGAGCCAGTGTTTGCGTCCGCCGATCGTCACGACCACCTCGTCCAGATGCCACACATCATCTGGGCTTGGCGCCTTCCGCCGCAAGCGGCGCGCATAATCCGGGCCGAACTTCCTCGCCCAACACCGGATCGTCTCATAGGAAACCACGATGCCGCGCTCCAGCAGCATTTCTTCGACCCGTCGCAGGCTCAGCGGAAATCGGGTGTAGAGCCAGACCGCATGGGCGATCAAAGAGGGCGGAAAGCGATGCCGTTTGTAGCTGACAGCATTCAGGTTCATGGCGCCGAGCTAATAGCGAACGCCTTCAAGGAAAGTTAATCTGACATCACCACCCACGGCGCTGACGTTATCGAATTCAACGGACGGATGCTCGACTCGCCGCACTTGAAATCAGTCACATACATTCGCGCCATCTCTGATATTGCCCGATCAGCGGCGATGTATACGGATACAGCCGCTTCTAAGCGCGTTTTAAGACAATTGGTTTCATTTTTCTGCTACTCGCTTGACGCAATGTATACATTATGGTCTCTTTCTCAAAAGAGGAGGATGGTTCA
The DNA window shown above is from Rhizobium leguminosarum and carries:
- a CDS encoding nuclear transport factor 2 family protein, which translates into the protein MSLKNFMRAGVFAAVAVVSLTGAAQAGPAQNKELVIKAVAGVFIDHDPAVVDKYWSQKYIQHNPMFPNGRDVIKGFVSNTPPGFKYEMGAVVADGNIVMVRGRYTGFGPKPMIAVDMFRVEKGKIIEHWDVLQEEVPASQTKSGNLMFVPGM
- a CDS encoding alpha/beta hydrolase codes for the protein MSKAQLDFILNISAQNPPPKNASPAMMREWFEGINAETPIADGSMIERVPAGPCGGDLIRRDETDESRLVIYYHGGGFFFGSSRSHRVIATHLARTSGTAVLAADYRLAPENPAPAAHDDAFAVYKWALAQGYDPAAIALIGDSAGGNLALSVAVRAKKEGLPQPDALVLMSPALDLAGEGDSHHSVTDAPLLTPQLMELFNVVYVGTGDRKSETVTPFYSDFTGLPPTLVQIGSWEILREDSVTVVERLKAAGVSAELNIFEGMVHSWQLFAPMLDEGMQSIEEAGGFLRNRLRSRMEREVAV
- a CDS encoding IS6 family transposase — protein: MNLNAVSYKRHRFPPSLIAHAVWLYTRFPLSLRRVEEMLLERGIVVSYETIRCWARKFGPDYARRLRRKAPSPDDVWHLDEVVVTIGGRKHWLWRAVNQDGYVLDEIVQTRRNTKAAKRLLTRLMKKQGCLPKRIVTDKLRSYGAARRHVMPTVEHRSHKGLNNRAENSHLPLRKRERIMQRFRSPGSLQRFVSVFSAIRNLFVPARSNHSATAVHLHRLTAMAHLKAVTATAA
- a CDS encoding IS5 family transposase, with amino-acid sequence MPYKHNADRRHHVGKMKFRVTNWRDYEAGLRRRGSPTLWVTPEALAGWRAPRRKTRGGQAQYSDLAIETALTLGCVFAMRLRQTEGLLHSLLDLMGLKVPVPDHTTLSRRAQKWEPSARRNPPLPDGPLHVLVDSTGLKVYGAGQWLEKKHGARSRRNWRKLHLAVDAKSGAIIAHGLTDQKTDDPSQVAPLLDQIDGEIDQFTADGAYDGKPTYRSILQHSATANIVIPPRSTAVESGDTGPPGQRDKHIAAIASDGRLKWQAAAGYGKRALIETAIGRYKGLIGSRLRARSFPAQQTEVAIGCIVLNRMLACGRPESIRRQVTQA
- a CDS encoding NAD(P)-dependent alcohol dehydrogenase, which translates into the protein MQIEAAIARAQGASLSLETIDIEEPRDNEILVKVVATGVCHTDIVVRDGMLPTPLPVVLGHEGAGIVEKVGRAVSKVKAGDKVVMTFNSCGHCPSCLDHHISYCHEFFPRNFFAARTDGSSALSAGGERIHGNFFGQSSFATHAICHEVNVVKVPDTAPLELLGPLACGIQTGAGAVMNALKVSAGKSFAVFGSGSVGLSALMAAKVVGATTIVAVDMNDERLAMARELGATYTINPGKVDATAEIIAITSYGLNFALDTTGISSVIRSAVMALAPMGACGILGASAMGTEINLDEVHFMSGGRRLIGIVEGESNPDTFIPILAELYAQGRFPFDKLVKFYDFDEINQAIHDSESGKTIKPIVRMP